Part of the Trichoderma asperellum chromosome 1, complete sequence genome is shown below.
tatatatatagcttcaCCTAAAAATTACATTAGCTATTAGAAAGTGCAGTTAGGCAATGAGTGGCTGGCCAAGTACATCTTTATTGCTCGACGGATATATATCGCCATTTCCTTATATATAACGCTCGTAACTtctatatatgtgtataatAGGTAATATCAAGTGCCATACTTGACCTAGGACATAGAAGCTCAGACCTAGATTGACGCTGCAACCTCTTTCGTTCGTTCTCAGCAGCCAGCGTGATTGCTGGCTAGCGCAACAACTCGGCAACAAGCTAGTATAATAGACTACGCCACTGGAAAATGGACTAAAAAAATTTGCAGCATGGACAAAAAATATGGCATTCGCCGCTTCAATCTTTTGTTATAGGAAAAGCCCAATGCGGGGGTCGAACCCGCAACCTTGAGATTACATCAGAACGTGTGTCCCTCTTAAGAGTCTCACGCTCTACCGATTGAGCTAACCGGGCAATGGCGAATGCCCGTCTTTGTTGTACGCCGACTGCATATGTACTATTATAAGCACTCATGCCAACCCCCAGGTTTTAGCAATAATGAAGCTCGGCCAGATGCTTCAAGATAGTATGCAATACCTGTCTCTATCCTGCTAGGGCACAGGGGCTTCAGGGGTTTGTAATACAGCCATCACCACGGCTAGTATGTGACGGCGGTTGAAGCAAGATTGTGGCCGTCTACGTGTGCACtgccaagaaaagaagcggcCATCCCGGAGCCTCAGAATCAGTTTGTCTTAACGAAGAAATCACAGGCCGTTTGCTACCTTACGTGGCATTGTGTGGTAAGTGTATCCAGTGAGCGCCCCGGAGCTGCCAAAATACAATAAACAATAATTATAGTCACGTTATGCCTGGCATCTGCTGTCTAAAATTcccaagagagaagagctatATCTATTCATACGTTAGGCAGAATTATAATGTGTGCTCaagataagtttaaaatGGCAGAGTTATCTCTAATGCGAACCTAGCCTTCTTCTGAAAACTGGAACATCAAGACACGACCAAAAATACTACCTATAACAACCGTTGATCCAACTACAACTGAAGCCGTTGGTCGATACTCCCAGGGAAGCCAAAGTAATGGCTTACTATCTCTTGTAATCCAAACACCGTCTTCATGGATTCCATAGCCAACGGAATCTACAGAAACTTCAGACACTGGACCATTGACGACTGGCCCTGAATCCAGATCTAGAATCCCCAAGTTAGTATGAAGGCGAGactccttctcttcatcaaagAAAAGTTGAGTAACTACACCAACAGGGAGTGTTTGGAGGCATATGCCAGTGACTGTATCCCAGATCTTGACTTTTTCATCTCTTGATCCTGAAGCCACCCGCCTCCCATCTGCTGAGAGAGCCACCGAATTCACCCAATCACGATGACCCTCAAGTGTCTGAACGCATACTCCTGTGGCTGTATCCCAGATCTTGACAGTTCTATCCTCTGCTCCTGAAGCAATCTGCCTACCATCTCCTGAGAAAGTCACTGACCTCACCCAATCCTCATGCCCCTTGAGTGTCTGAACGCACGCCCCAGTGGCTATATCCCAGATCTTGACTGTTGAATCACACGATCCTGAAGCCACCTGCCTCCCATTTATTGAGAAGGCCACTGACTTCACTCGATTACTATGACCCTCAAGCGTCTGAACGCATGTCCCAGTGGCTACATCCCAAATCTTGACTTTTTCATCTCTTGACCCTGAAGCCACCTGCCTTCCATCTGCTGAGAGAGCCACTGAATACACCCAGTTACTATGACCCTTGAGCGTTTGGATGTATACCGTAGGCGCTATATCCCAGACATTAACCGTTGCATCATCTGACCTTGGGACTGCCTCTGATCCATTTTTTGAGAGAGCCACTGGATACACCCAATCCTTATGATCGTCAAGTGTCTGACCATATATGCCTGTAACTATATCCCAAATTTTGATCGTCCCGTCAATTGATCCCGAGGCCATCTTATTATCTATCAAGACAGTGATAGATGTCACCCAGTCACCATGGCCCTCGAGTGTTTGCATACAAACACCCGTGACCATGTCCCAAATTTTAATTGTCCCGTCACTTGATCCCGAGGCCAGCTTATCATCTGTCAATGCGGTTATAGATTTCACTGATTGACAGTGGCCCTTGAGTGTTTGCACACATACACCCGTGACTATATCCCAAACCTTGATTGTCCCGTCATTTGATCCTGATGCCAGCTTGTTATCTGCCAAGGCAGTTATAGATTCCACCCAGTCACCATGGCCCTCGAGTGTTTGCACACATACACCCGTATCTATATCCCAAATCTTGGTTGTCTGGTCATTTGATCCTGAGGCCAGCTTATCATCTGTCAATGCGGTTATAGATTTCACTGGAAAACGATGGCCCTTGAGTATCCGAATGCATATGCCAGCAGCCATATCCCAGATCCTGACTGTATTATCTAATGACCCTGAGGCAAGCTTGTTTTCTGTCAAGGCAATTATAGAAGTCACTGGTCGACTGTGGCCCTGGAGTGTTTGCACGCATACACCCGTAACTATGTCCCAGATTCTGACCGTAGCGTCCCTAGATCCGGAGGCCAGCTTTTCATTTTTTAAAGACAATAATGATAGAGAAGAATCACGTGCAAGCGTCTGGAGGCATGTGCCCGTAGCTATATCCCAGATCTTGATTGTTTCATCGTTTGATCCGGTGGCCAGCTTGCTATCTCCTAAAAGGACAACACAATTAACTTCGGAGCCATGGCCTTCAAGGGTTTGTAAGCAAGGACTCCAAGTGTAGTTCataataggcctattatGAATCCAAGACGGGAGATCGTTGTGGAAGAGTTGCCGGACTAAGCTTTGTATCGGACTAAATATAAGAGCAGAAGAGTATATTTGAAGTGGTGCCATCTCGATAGCTCTTAAGAAATACAGGACAAATCGGTACCCGTCGTGTAGAAAACGAATCAACTGTGTTTGAGATGATTGTGTCTAAAATGGTGAGTTTATGGACGACACGAATGCTGATAAAGTATAGACTAacctttaataacttttcgAGTCTCGCTATTGAGATGACATTGTCTGATATCTTCCGCAGAAGGCTCAGAGCCTCGAGCCAATGGAGGAAGTGCGTGTGAAGAAACACAGAGACAGGTCCGTCGTCATTGAGGTAGTTCTGACATATGGCACGGTCATTATGCGAGATTCCGTCGCAGAAATGATCAATCCAATGGGCACAAGAGTACCGAATAGCAGCCAAGGGATCTGGATCTGGAgtctcaatctcatcaatatGCGAGCCTGGATGTGGAAGATGATAGATGTTCTTTTGCAAGACTAAAGTCATAGCTTCAAGCGAATGAAGAAAGACGGTGGAATGAACCTCGTGCAAGCCAGATGGGAATATAATAGATTTTGTTGATTTGCCGACTAAATGGTCCTTTGCCGACTGATGAACAAAATAGACTGTGCCATCACGGATTGTCAAAAATGAGCCGCATTTATTGACTAATCTCTCCAGCATCCGATCATCGATCCGGTCACGGTCAAAGCGAGCTAGAATTCTTAGCTCTACCAAGCTGAGAGGTCGAAATGTTAGGGCCGCAACCGAAAGAATCTTCTGACATAATTCCGGAGAATCTCCTTTCAGCTTGACAATATGATCCACCATACGGGAGTAAAGGGCCGTTAGATTGCTTGGCATCTCCAAAAGAACATCTAAGATATGTGAAGGATTCACGTACTCGGCATCTTGCCTATCGTGGAGGTCTTTGACAACAAGTGCGACCCAAAGAAAGGTACCGTTGGCTTTTTGCTGCATTTGATGCTGGATCTCGTTTTTTAGCATGGGATATTGCTTTATAAGATTGAGTTGTGATATCTCATGCTCAATGTAAGCATCAACAGCGCGCGATACTAAATCGGCGTTTACttcgaggctgaggctgattcTCTCAAGGCCTCCAGATCCAGCTAACCGACGCTCAATCTCTGGCCAGTTCCGGCTTGAAACAAGCCACTTGACACGAGATGAAGTTGACAGACTCTCGACAACAAGATCTAACAGCTTTTCCCGATCAGAAATACACTCGTCGAGAGCATCAATGAGTAGATAGGCATATGTCAGAGCCGGATCTCTCAGCATATCTGAAAATATTTCCGACAGAGCAAACCAAGAATTTACTCCTGTAAAAAGCTCTTTACCAGATGCATCGAATCTGCTGCGAATATGATGCATAAGCGCCGGCTGCTGACCGACAAGCATGAACATCAGACCCCACACTACAGCATTGGCATTGTTAATGCGTCGGTCGGTCGCTTGGCAGAAGAAATAAGATACCAGGCCAGAGGAGGGCGACGGCTTGCGCAACTCATTGGCAATTCCGCAAAGAAGCATGGTTTTACCCTTTCCCGGATCTCCTCTAATCCAAAGCAGCCGTCTCTCTGTATCATCTCGCCATAGTTGGAAATCAGGATTATCTAAAATCCAACGGTATGACTGCTCCAGAAGAcctccttttgttttctcaatGCGTTTCTTGTCATAGCTCGGGTCGGTGATGCCCATGTCTTTGAAGCACTGTAAATCCTCTTtggtcattttcttttccacaTACTTGGCAAGCTGTTCAAGATTGGCattcattttctctttccgaTGCACGTCGGAATCTTTGTAAAATATGGTTTCGGCTTTTTCAATGGCTATGATATCACCATCCCAATCGTCCAGTTTAGCAAGGTCACGTAAGAAAACAAACCCGCGACTCTTGTAGTAAGAACAAACGCTTTTCATCTGGTATAGGAGTAAAATTTTGTAGAGGCCGATAAGTTGGACTTCGAGCCCTCCCTTCATATTGGAGAGATGGCTGTAAGCATTGGTATTCTCTGTTAGAATAGTTTCTGGTAGCTCCCAATACCACCCCATTCTCCGAACAACGTATTCTATACCGTCGCGATTGGCTTTAGTTGCACTCGTCAAGTTACAAAAAAGCTAAGAAACACGCTACAGATTAGCAAATATAGACTCTCTTATTGCATTGATAGATACACAGTCGTACCTCTAGTGCCACACATACGCCAGTCCAAGCAAGAGCAGCTTGTGGAATGGTTTGGATTGCGGAACGAATGACCTCTTTGGCAGACATAACAACTTGCATACCTTTGTCGAGGCTTTCTTTCATCTTCGCTTCTCGTTTTATCTTGACCAAACCGGACGTGACAAGCTGCTCCATTTGGGCCCTTCTAGCACCTGGATCGCCTTGTGCAATTATATTCTCCTCATCCACGTCGCCATCAGACTCTGGATCTCGATCGCAGAGATGGCAAGAAAGAATCTTTTCGTATGCGTCAACCAATGCAGCATCATTTACTTTCAATTCGTCATATGCTAGATCCCAAAGGTGCTCTGGTGACCTTGAGGATCTGTCCACGATGACCAAGGCTGGTTCTAGCTCAGGCCGAGCGTTGCTAACCGCTATAAAAGATGAAATGGGAGCCGGAGATGCATCTACGCTGGTTGAAGAGGCTGGTATGGCGTTGGACAGAGTGGATGCGTCTGCCTGATTGTTGCCACCGTGCTCGATCCCTTCAAGCTGCCCACTCGGACGAGGCGTTCCTTTCAGACGGCGAATCCATTGCCTAACAGGCATGGCAATTGCTAGGAGTGCAAAAGATGGCTGCGAGAACCAAATAAACAATTTTGGTAGAAATGAAGTCGGTCCATTAATAGGATTAGCACCTGGAGATGTAATGATTGTGCGGGGGTTCTTTTGGGCAACAGCTGGGCGCATTCGCATCACGCGTGTG
Proteins encoded:
- a CDS encoding uncharacterized protein (EggNog:ENOG41) encodes the protein MPVRQWIRRLKGTPRPSGQLEGIEHGGNNQADASTLSNAIPASSTSVDASPAPISSFIAVSNARPELEPALVIVDRSSRSPEHLWDLAYDELKVNDAALVDAYEKILSCHLCDRDPESDGDVDEENIIAQGDPGARRAQMEQLVTSGLVKIKREAKMKESLDKGMQVVMSAKEVIRSAIQTIPQAALAWTGVCVALELFCNLTSATKANRDGIEYVVRRMGWYWELPETILTENTNAYSHLSNMKGGLEVQLIGLYKILLLYQMKSVCSYYKSRGFVFLRDLAKLDDWDGDIIAIEKAETIFYKDSDVHRKEKMNANLEQLAKYVEKKMTKEDLQCFKDMGITDPSYDKKRIEKTKGGLLEQSYRWILDNPDFQLWRDDTERRLLWIRGDPGKGKTMLLCGIANELRKPSPSSGLVSYFFCQATDRRINNANAVVWGLMFMLVGQQPALMHHIRSRFDASGKELFTGVNSWFALSEIFSDMLRDPALTYAYLLIDALDECISDREKLLDLVVESLSTSSRVKWLVSSRNWPEIERRLAGSGGLERISLSLEVNADLVSRAVDAYIEHEISQLNLIKQYPMLKNEIQHQMQQKANGTFLWVALVVKDLHDRQDAEYVNPSHILDVLLEMPSNLTALYSRMVDHIVKLKGDSPELCQKILSVAALTFRPLSLVELRILARFDRDRIDDRMLERLVNKCGSFLTIRDGTVYFVHQSAKDHLVGKSTKSIIFPSGLHEVHSTVFLHSLEAMTLVLQKNIYHLPHPGSHIDEIETPDPDPLAAIRYSCAHWIDHFCDGISHNDRAICQNYLNDDGPVSVFLHTHFLHWLEALSLLRKISDNVISIARLEKLLKTQSSQTQLIRFLHDGYRFVLYFLRAIEMAPLQIYSSALIFSPIQSLVRQLFHNDLPSWIHNRPIMNYTWSPCLQTLEGHGSEVNCVVLLGDSKLATGSNDETIKIWDIATGTCLQTLARDSSLSLLSLKNEKLASGSRDATVRIWDIVTGVCVQTLQGHSRPVTSIIALTENKLASGSLDNTVRIWDMAAGICIRILKGHRFPVKSITALTDDKLASGSNDQTTKIWDIDTGVCVQTLEGHGDWVESITALADNKLASGSNDGTIKVWDIVTGVCVQTLKGHCQSVKSITALTDDKLASGSSDGTIKIWDMVTGVCMQTLEGHGDWVTSITVLIDNKMASGSIDGTIKIWDIVTGIYGQTLDDHKDWVYPVALSKNGSEAVPRSDDATVNVWDIAPTVYIQTLKGHSNWVYSVALSADGRQVASGSRDEKVKIWDVATGTCVQTLEGHSNRVKSVAFSINGRQVASGSCDSTVKIWDIATGACVQTLKGHEDWVRSVTFSGDGRQIASGAEDRTVKIWDTATGVCVQTLEGHRDWVNSVALSADGRRVASGSRDEKVKIWDTVTGICLQTLPVGVVTQLFFDEEKESRLHTNLGILDLDSGPVVNGPVSEVSVDSVGYGIHEDGVWITRDSKPLLWLPWEYRPTASVVVGSTVVIGSIFGRVLMFQFSEEG